From the genome of Dehalobacter sp., one region includes:
- a CDS encoding PRC-barrel domain-containing protein — MKSSAEIRGLKIISINEGKQISTVKDIIINSEDGSLAFFVIDQPSDYFGARLIAYADILGLGDYALIINDSTVVQDVAHNDLAVELLKKDVKVVSSQVLTTRGCLIGQVKEILFDETTGTISACEVVDPQGKCSEFKCDHVITYGKEIILIDDNPSAGKQAKEQIKPERNKALESSEPSRGKESSALSEKELLKKKIEQFGKSESLLKTAENNGTIIYPEDFNVFEQRQLQFLLGKTLNNDIQLENGTVLKAGEQITGENLSGVKNRSTLMQLTAHVVK, encoded by the coding sequence ATGAAGTCTTCGGCAGAAATTCGGGGTTTGAAAATTATCAGCATCAATGAAGGAAAGCAAATCAGCACTGTCAAAGACATCATCATCAATTCTGAGGATGGGAGTTTGGCTTTCTTTGTTATCGACCAGCCGTCAGATTATTTTGGTGCAAGATTAATCGCTTACGCCGATATCCTGGGGCTGGGGGATTATGCATTAATTATCAATGACAGCACCGTTGTTCAGGATGTTGCGCATAACGACCTTGCCGTGGAACTTCTGAAAAAAGATGTTAAGGTCGTTAGTTCTCAGGTTCTGACGACCCGGGGGTGCCTGATAGGTCAGGTGAAGGAAATACTGTTCGATGAAACAACCGGAACGATTTCGGCCTGTGAGGTCGTTGATCCGCAAGGGAAATGCAGCGAATTTAAATGTGATCACGTGATCACGTACGGCAAGGAGATCATTCTAATTGATGACAATCCTTCTGCAGGAAAACAAGCCAAAGAACAGATCAAGCCGGAACGGAACAAGGCTTTAGAGTCATCCGAGCCATCGAGGGGTAAGGAGAGCTCGGCCTTGAGTGAAAAAGAGCTTCTGAAGAAGAAAATCGAACAATTTGGCAAGAGTGAAAGTTTATTGAAGACAGCTGAAAATAACGGGACAATTATATATCCGGAGGATTTTAATGTCTTTGAGCAGCGGCAGCTTCAGTTCCTGCTCGGAAAAACGCTGAATAATGACATTCAGCTTGAGAACGGTACAGTATTAAAAGCAGGAGAGCAAATTACGGGTGAGAATCTGTCCGGGGTGAAAAACCGCAGCACATTAATGCAGTTGACAGCTCATGTTGTAAAATAG
- a CDS encoding Na+/H+ antiporter NhaC family protein, whose translation MPSPGMLVYFAFILLIIIAISFKKKPVIIAALGLLAVGVLDTGSFFAGIQVAFRGFLLTAADLLPIILLIGLVVAMTGMLKETKTETILIKPILKIKNAAYLYWLAGAMLLSLSLFLWPTPAVSLLGALILPLIHRSRIPPLGLAVGLCIFGEGIALAGDYVIQGAPGLTARSAGVALEQVLRQSLPLVCGSGIIASLIGFRVMTVQQKKSIPAYVVADNRERLDGQKGEEQQNEQEQEEQEEQEELDVLPPIKQNHQSQKRKRTILALTAAAVYLLAVIWLIYGRLRGDSAVAVIGGVTLLVLIFGTILTDYKTSFNTFGRHIQTGMKFSMEVFAPIVVISGFFLLGTHSGYENVLLHQGAGYLEQLADKLSGIVVLNKYSCALLVMLTAVLGAMSGSGFAALPLAGGIAAALGQAAGISAVPLAVLGQVTAIWTDAAVIPWGFPAIVSAVTQTEAAQIIRLNVLPWLAALCFTLIWTLFSY comes from the coding sequence TTGCCAAGTCCCGGTATGCTCGTCTACTTTGCTTTTATTCTTTTGATTATCATTGCCATTTCTTTTAAGAAAAAACCGGTAATCATTGCTGCCCTTGGACTTCTGGCAGTAGGCGTGCTGGACACCGGCAGCTTCTTTGCGGGGATCCAGGTTGCTTTCCGGGGGTTTCTCCTGACAGCTGCGGATCTGCTTCCGATCATCCTGCTGATTGGATTGGTGGTCGCTATGACCGGCATGCTGAAAGAAACGAAAACGGAAACCATCCTAATCAAACCAATCCTGAAAATTAAAAATGCCGCTTATTTATACTGGCTCGCAGGGGCTATGCTTCTTTCCTTAAGTTTATTTTTATGGCCGACACCTGCAGTTTCCCTGCTAGGGGCTTTGATCCTTCCACTGATTCACCGCAGTCGGATCCCTCCACTTGGTTTGGCGGTTGGTCTTTGCATTTTTGGCGAAGGAATTGCGCTAGCCGGTGATTACGTAATTCAGGGTGCGCCCGGTCTTACCGCCAGGTCAGCAGGCGTCGCTCTGGAGCAGGTCTTACGGCAGTCTCTGCCGCTCGTATGCGGAAGCGGAATCATCGCTTCGTTAATCGGCTTTCGGGTAATGACGGTTCAGCAAAAGAAAAGCATTCCTGCGTACGTGGTGGCAGACAACAGGGAACGACTGGACGGGCAGAAGGGGGAGGAGCAGCAAAATGAGCAAGAACAAGAAGAACAAGAAGAACAAGAAGAACTTGATGTACTTCCGCCGATAAAGCAAAACCATCAGAGTCAGAAAAGAAAAAGAACGATCCTGGCCCTGACGGCAGCTGCGGTTTACTTGCTGGCAGTAATCTGGCTGATCTATGGCAGACTGCGGGGAGACAGTGCCGTAGCGGTTATCGGCGGCGTAACGCTCCTTGTCCTAATTTTTGGTACGATTCTGACTGATTATAAGACATCTTTTAATACTTTTGGGCGGCATATCCAGACCGGAATGAAGTTTTCGATGGAGGTATTTGCCCCGATCGTTGTAATATCAGGTTTCTTTCTCCTCGGGACGCATTCCGGTTATGAAAATGTCCTGCTGCACCAAGGGGCGGGCTATCTGGAACAGCTGGCCGATAAGTTATCTGGTATCGTGGTGCTTAATAAGTATTCCTGTGCTTTGCTGGTGATGCTTACAGCGGTATTGGGGGCAATGAGCGGATCAGGTTTCGCTGCTCTGCCGTTAGCCGGCGGGATTGCGGCGGCTCTCGGACAGGCGGCCGGAATCTCAGCCGTTCCGTTGGCCGTTCTGGGACAGGTTACGGCGATCTGGACAGACGCTGCAGTGATTCCATGGGGATTTCCGGCTATTGTTAGTGCAGTCACCCAAACGGAAGCCGCACAGATTATCCGGCTGAATGTGCTGCCCTGGCTGGCTGCACTTTGTTTCACCCTCATATGGACCTTATTCAGTTATTGA
- the acs gene encoding acetate--CoA ligase, whose translation MSKEITLSSENKHVFQSSAEFRKDALISDPGIYQKAEDRLAFWEERASTLSWFKKWDTVLEWNPPFAKWFNGGKLNASYNCLDRHLAGPRADKNAIVFEGENGDTESFTYKELHHEVGKFASVLRSLGVKKGDVVTIYMPMIPEAVIAMLACSRIGAPHSVVFGGFSAEAIRDRINDAKSKIVITADAGYRRGKVLPLKENVDEALKGVAEIDKVVVVRRVGLDNAVQGERDVWYHELMKDAAADCPAEEMDAEDILFILYTSGTTGKPKGVVHTTGGYLTGVSTTHQYIFDLKENDIYWCTADIGWITGHSYLVYGPLANGATVFLFEGTPDYPAKDRYWELIEKYGITILYTAPTAIRTFMKWGESYPQKRNLTSLRLLGTVGEPINPEAWLWYHKYIGGERCPIVDTWWQTETGMIMISALPGVTDMKPGSCSVPFPGVKAEILNRSGQPVQNGEVGFVAITEPWPAMLRTVYGDDKRYKDTYWGTWPGRYFAGDGAKVDEDGYFWIIGRVDDVINVSGHRIGTAEVESALVEHPAVAEAACIGKSHEVKGQAIAAFVTLREGVAAREDLVNELKNHVAAKIGAIARPDEIHLTEELPKTRSGKIIRRILRDIAEGRAIGDTTTLADASAVEALQQIGKQ comes from the coding sequence ATGTCCAAAGAGATTACCCTAAGTTCAGAAAATAAACACGTCTTTCAGAGTTCAGCGGAATTCAGGAAAGATGCCCTCATTTCCGACCCGGGCATTTATCAAAAGGCAGAAGACAGACTGGCTTTTTGGGAAGAGAGGGCTTCAACGCTTAGTTGGTTCAAAAAATGGGATACTGTTCTGGAGTGGAATCCGCCATTTGCCAAATGGTTTAACGGTGGTAAACTCAATGCGTCCTACAATTGTTTGGATCGGCATTTAGCCGGGCCCCGGGCGGATAAAAATGCCATCGTTTTTGAGGGTGAAAATGGTGATACAGAATCGTTCACCTATAAAGAGCTGCATCATGAAGTCGGCAAATTCGCCAGCGTACTCCGATCCCTCGGTGTGAAAAAGGGGGATGTTGTCACAATTTATATGCCGATGATTCCGGAAGCAGTCATTGCCATGCTGGCCTGCTCCAGAATCGGAGCGCCTCACAGTGTGGTTTTTGGCGGATTCAGCGCTGAGGCCATTCGGGACAGAATCAATGATGCTAAATCTAAGATTGTGATTACGGCTGATGCCGGCTATCGCCGCGGAAAGGTCCTTCCGTTAAAAGAAAATGTTGATGAGGCGCTGAAAGGTGTCGCGGAAATTGACAAAGTCGTGGTGGTCAGACGGGTGGGCCTTGATAATGCTGTACAGGGAGAAAGAGATGTCTGGTATCATGAACTGATGAAGGATGCTGCAGCCGATTGTCCGGCTGAAGAAATGGATGCGGAAGATATTTTGTTCATCCTATATACGAGCGGCACCACCGGAAAGCCTAAAGGCGTCGTGCATACGACCGGAGGTTACCTGACAGGTGTTTCGACTACGCATCAGTACATTTTTGATCTGAAGGAAAATGACATTTACTGGTGTACAGCGGATATCGGCTGGATCACAGGCCACAGCTATCTGGTATATGGCCCGCTGGCCAACGGTGCGACGGTATTCCTTTTTGAAGGGACGCCTGACTATCCTGCGAAGGACAGATACTGGGAGCTGATTGAAAAGTACGGGATAACCATTTTGTATACCGCGCCTACGGCAATCAGGACCTTTATGAAATGGGGAGAAAGCTATCCCCAGAAAAGAAACCTGACCAGTCTAAGACTTCTCGGGACAGTTGGAGAACCGATCAATCCTGAAGCCTGGTTATGGTATCACAAGTATATCGGCGGAGAAAGATGCCCGATCGTTGATACCTGGTGGCAGACTGAAACAGGAATGATTATGATTTCAGCTCTGCCAGGAGTAACCGACATGAAGCCTGGCTCCTGTTCTGTGCCTTTCCCGGGTGTCAAAGCCGAAATATTGAACAGATCCGGACAGCCGGTTCAAAACGGAGAGGTTGGATTCGTGGCGATCACGGAACCATGGCCGGCAATGCTCAGAACGGTTTATGGCGATGACAAACGCTATAAGGATACCTACTGGGGAACATGGCCAGGCAGATACTTTGCCGGGGACGGGGCCAAAGTCGATGAAGACGGTTATTTCTGGATTATCGGCAGAGTCGATGATGTCATCAATGTCTCCGGGCATCGAATCGGTACAGCAGAAGTTGAAAGCGCTCTTGTTGAGCATCCGGCTGTGGCTGAAGCTGCCTGCATCGGTAAAAGCCATGAAGTGAAAGGGCAGGCGATCGCAGCTTTCGTCACTCTCCGTGAAGGAGTTGCAGCCAGGGAAGACCTGGTGAACGAACTTAAGAATCATGTTGCCGCTAAAATCGGGGCAATCGCCAGGCCTGATGAAATTCATCTTACGGAAGAATTGCCGAAAACCCGCAGTGGAAAAATTATCCGCAGAATTTTGAGGGACATCGCTGAAGGGCGGGCAATCGGTGATACAACGACCCTTGCCGATGCCTCAGCAGTTGAAGCACTGCAGCAGATTGGGAAGCAGTAA
- a CDS encoding acyltransferase family protein, which produces MNQRDPYFDNLKFMLIVLVVVGHIIEPLIYIPVFKSIYAFIYSFHMPLFVFISGYFAKNIDDPKYEIKIISKLVIPYVIFEMIYSVFDFWIFHKESLHFTFFTPYWMMWFLFSMIIWKAALPYVVRIRYALPVTFLFGLIAGYTGELGYYASLSRIVVFFPFFLAGFYFEKKHLEKLLTRNWRFAAVCVMLLAFLTFCYFGQNYTVSWFYGSASYQALGATEWYAGFYRAGIYLLAVVLGLGVMLLVPGRQIPLVSALGRNTMYTYLLHGLIVKALVAYGFYQILQTGPQRALVIILGAALAIILALNGIRTLFKWMVEPKVSFLFKENSKQNI; this is translated from the coding sequence ATGAATCAAAGAGATCCGTACTTCGATAACCTGAAATTCATGCTGATTGTTTTGGTGGTTGTCGGTCATATCATTGAACCGCTCATCTATATTCCAGTCTTCAAATCCATTTATGCGTTCATTTATTCATTTCATATGCCGCTGTTTGTTTTTATTTCCGGCTATTTTGCCAAGAATATTGATGATCCGAAATATGAGATAAAAATCATCAGCAAACTGGTAATACCCTATGTTATTTTCGAAATGATCTATTCCGTTTTTGACTTTTGGATTTTCCATAAGGAAAGCCTGCATTTTACTTTTTTTACACCATACTGGATGATGTGGTTTTTATTCAGCATGATTATTTGGAAAGCGGCACTGCCTTATGTGGTCAGGATCAGATATGCGCTGCCTGTTACCTTTCTTTTCGGCCTTATTGCCGGATATACGGGTGAGCTGGGTTACTACGCGAGTCTGTCGCGGATTGTTGTTTTCTTTCCGTTTTTCCTGGCAGGCTTTTATTTTGAGAAAAAGCATCTGGAAAAGCTGTTGACGAGAAATTGGCGCTTCGCTGCTGTCTGTGTTATGCTGCTGGCTTTTCTGACCTTTTGTTATTTTGGTCAGAATTATACCGTTTCGTGGTTTTATGGGAGCGCATCTTATCAAGCGCTTGGCGCTACGGAATGGTATGCGGGGTTTTACCGAGCGGGTATTTACCTGCTGGCTGTAGTTTTAGGGTTAGGCGTGATGCTGCTGGTGCCTGGCAGGCAGATTCCTCTGGTTTCAGCGTTGGGGCGCAATACGATGTATACGTATCTGCTTCATGGATTGATCGTGAAGGCCCTTGTTGCATACGGGTTTTATCAGATTTTGCAGACAGGACCGCAGCGAGCGCTGGTAATAATACTTGGGGCAGCGCTGGCAATCATCCTGGCCTTGAACGGAATCAGAACTTTGTTTAAATGGATGGTTGAACCCAAGGTGTCTTTTCTTTTTAAGGAGAACAGCAAACAAAATATTTGA
- a CDS encoding HAD hydrolase family protein translates to MAPTDDPITAQVACKLRSLERQGIRIVFISGRTASYLAGLARGIGICQPLVAGENGGVIFEPLRKWEKKLEAIPHQIGEEMKQDLLKKFPDLWFQPNQTMLTAAPKNLARINSLHQAAQALEAVKKNHYKINKYDDCVEIMPNQNSKGRALAVIKDILDIRSEEVIVFGNTIVDLPMKDETEDFLMIGDTARAEGICNYPSIEEAFNYLEDQLSLL, encoded by the coding sequence CTGGCACCAACGGACGATCCGATTACTGCCCAGGTAGCCTGTAAATTAAGATCGCTGGAACGTCAGGGGATCAGAATTGTTTTTATTTCCGGTCGGACGGCTTCCTATCTGGCGGGATTGGCCAGGGGAATTGGGATCTGTCAACCTTTGGTTGCAGGAGAAAACGGCGGCGTTATTTTTGAGCCGCTGCGTAAATGGGAGAAAAAGCTTGAAGCTATTCCGCACCAGATAGGTGAAGAAATGAAGCAAGACCTTCTAAAAAAATTTCCGGATCTTTGGTTCCAGCCCAATCAGACGATGCTGACTGCCGCACCTAAAAATTTAGCAAGGATTAATTCACTGCATCAGGCAGCACAAGCTCTGGAAGCGGTGAAGAAAAACCATTATAAAATCAATAAATACGATGATTGTGTGGAAATCATGCCTAATCAAAACAGCAAGGGGCGGGCCCTTGCTGTCATTAAAGATATCCTTGATATTCGCAGTGAGGAAGTTATTGTATTCGGGAACACAATTGTCGATTTGCCAATGAAAGACGAAACAGAGGACTTCCTTATGATCGGGGATACCGCCAGAGCCGAAGGCATCTGCAACTACCCAAGTATCGAAGAAGCTTTCAACTACCTCGAAGACCAGCTAAGCCTTCTTTAG
- the nth gene encoding endonuclease III, with translation MEPNRLMMRDCKMNRILRILEQTYPEAHCELNFRNPFELLVATILSAQTTDQKVNKVTAVLFERCPTPKKMLEITSREFEEIIRPIGLFRTKAKNILQTCKLLIEEHHGDVPANLDDLVKMPGVGRKTAGVVLANAYGIPALPVDTHVLRVANRLGLSREKDPSKVEKELTALIPMELWIDTHHRLIFHGRRLCHARKPECPVCPLKDCCPAFTSAS, from the coding sequence ATGGAACCCAACAGACTTATGATGCGTGATTGTAAAATGAACCGCATTCTTCGTATTTTAGAACAAACCTATCCGGAAGCACACTGTGAGCTAAATTTCCGCAACCCCTTTGAACTCCTTGTCGCAACGATTCTCAGTGCCCAAACAACAGACCAAAAGGTCAACAAAGTAACAGCCGTACTTTTCGAACGCTGCCCCACACCCAAAAAGATGTTGGAGATCACTTCCCGCGAGTTTGAAGAGATCATTCGCCCGATCGGACTCTTCCGCACCAAAGCCAAAAACATTTTGCAAACCTGCAAGCTGCTCATTGAAGAACATCACGGAGATGTCCCCGCGAATCTGGATGACCTCGTAAAAATGCCGGGGGTTGGCCGTAAAACAGCCGGAGTAGTCTTAGCAAACGCCTATGGCATTCCCGCTTTGCCTGTGGATACCCATGTGCTGAGGGTTGCCAATCGGCTCGGCCTGTCCCGGGAAAAAGACCCTTCTAAAGTAGAAAAAGAGCTTACCGCTCTTATCCCTATGGAACTATGGATTGATACCCATCACCGTTTGATTTTTCACGGTCGCAGACTTTGCCATGCCCGGAAGCCGGAATGCCCGGTCTGTCCCTTGAAAGACTGCTGTCCGGCATTTACCAGCGCTTCCTAG
- the thrC gene encoding threonine synthase, whose translation MYLSTRGNIDAQTSAQAIALGMVPQGGLFVPQEIPCVDWKQYANCSYAELALQIMKLYCGDLPAGTLEEAVKVYGDGRFDTSNPAPLVEVGGCGMLELWHGPTAAFKDMALQVLPYLLTASIKELGLDVEVLILTATSGDTGKAALDGFKDVPGTRIVVFYPDGGVSAVQERQMVTTGGGNTFVVAINGNFDECQTAVKKIFSSEELRQKLNANHMVFSSANSINWGRLLPQIIYYFWAYLEAVRLGKIAAEEKINIVVPTGNFGNILAAYYAKRMGLPLGKLICASNKNNVLTDFFTAGTYESNRPFYLTSSPSMDILISSNFERFLFEVSGRDAGKISSWFQRLSSEGKFSADPDTLTACRENMTAGWTDEEGVFETIKKVYEEDNYLLDPHTAVAMKVYNDYRENSGDKTFTVLTSTASPFKFAQSVLTAIAGDRYRECDPWEALTGLSALTGWNIPSGLQDLREKSAQEVYRCQPEEITAYLERKFLKD comes from the coding sequence ATGTATCTTAGTACCCGCGGCAACATTGATGCTCAGACCTCTGCCCAGGCGATTGCTCTAGGAATGGTACCTCAGGGAGGACTATTTGTTCCTCAGGAGATCCCCTGCGTGGATTGGAAACAATATGCCAACTGCAGTTACGCAGAGCTTGCGCTGCAAATTATGAAGCTGTATTGCGGAGATCTACCGGCAGGAACGCTGGAAGAAGCAGTCAAAGTATACGGAGACGGACGTTTTGATACGTCAAACCCCGCACCGCTTGTTGAAGTCGGCGGCTGCGGGATGCTGGAACTCTGGCACGGCCCGACTGCTGCTTTTAAGGATATGGCCCTGCAGGTGCTGCCTTATCTGCTTACTGCAAGTATTAAAGAACTTGGGCTTGATGTGGAAGTTCTGATTCTTACGGCGACTTCCGGAGATACCGGCAAGGCCGCCTTGGACGGATTTAAGGATGTTCCGGGTACACGGATTGTGGTTTTTTATCCCGACGGCGGCGTCAGTGCTGTGCAGGAACGCCAGATGGTTACAACAGGCGGAGGAAATACTTTCGTTGTGGCGATCAACGGAAATTTTGACGAGTGCCAGACTGCAGTTAAAAAGATTTTTTCATCTGAAGAACTGCGCCAAAAGCTGAATGCCAACCATATGGTTTTTTCCTCAGCGAATTCCATCAACTGGGGAAGACTGCTGCCGCAGATCATTTATTATTTCTGGGCCTATCTCGAGGCAGTAAGACTGGGAAAAATTGCTGCGGAAGAGAAAATCAACATCGTGGTCCCCACGGGTAATTTTGGCAATATTCTGGCCGCTTATTATGCTAAAAGAATGGGACTGCCACTGGGCAAGCTGATTTGTGCATCAAATAAAAACAATGTGCTTACGGACTTCTTCACTGCCGGAACTTATGAGAGCAACCGTCCGTTTTATCTGACTTCGTCACCTTCAATGGACATCCTTATTTCCAGCAATTTTGAGCGTTTTTTGTTTGAAGTATCCGGAAGGGATGCCGGCAAGATCAGTAGCTGGTTCCAACGTCTCTCCAGCGAAGGGAAGTTCAGTGCGGATCCGGATACTTTGACTGCCTGTAGGGAGAATATGACCGCTGGCTGGACGGATGAAGAAGGTGTTTTCGAAACCATTAAAAAAGTGTATGAAGAAGACAACTATCTGCTGGACCCGCATACGGCTGTCGCGATGAAGGTTTACAACGATTATCGAGAAAATAGCGGGGACAAAACGTTTACTGTCCTGACTTCAACGGCGAGTCCTTTCAAGTTTGCTCAAAGCGTGCTGACAGCAATTGCCGGCGACAGGTACAGAGAATGTGACCCCTGGGAAGCGTTGACCGGGCTCAGCGCTTTGACAGGCTGGAATATCCCTTCCGGGCTGCAGGATTTAAGAGAGAAGTCTGCCCAGGAGGTATACCGGTGCCAGCCGGAGGAAATTACCGCTTATCTGGAAAGGAAATTTCTCAAGGACTAG
- a CDS encoding nucleoside kinase, which yields MKDNFTRKYRQTLLLGLIKVIQELFPEEILKIPYSILDGVYCEFSGSLVSPREVRLIETTLKNWASHKNFIGFLGKDESFHIYKLDETIIKSIYSAFEDTSVIKDFRLIPFQPGFILDFSDESGYLADFVLPKKLSATYVETQRWLEILDLSEVKDVNSYIRNGRSIDLINIAEALQEKKIADIADIITNENKNVRIVLISGPSSSGKTTFTQRLSTQLIVNGLKPISLSLDNYYLNRENIPRDASGQLDFDTLYSLDLALLNEHLDKLIMGETVQTPVFNFFTGKRNPDGNDIRLDSDNILLVEGLHALNPGLLTINRNSFFKIYISALFLLNIDRHNRVPTTEARLIRRIVRDDKFRGFGPERTLNQWPSVRRGENTSVFRYQEEADIMFNSSLLFEMNALRSFAEPLLEKIQETNMFYDTSIRLLNLLSFFEPMDTTNIPLNSILREFIGGSIYSE from the coding sequence ATGAAAGATAATTTCACCCGCAAATACAGACAGACTTTGCTGCTTGGCTTAATCAAGGTGATCCAGGAACTGTTCCCCGAAGAAATACTGAAGATTCCATATTCCATTCTTGACGGCGTTTATTGTGAATTTTCCGGCTCCCTGGTTTCTCCCAGAGAAGTCAGATTGATTGAAACAACACTAAAGAACTGGGCTAGTCATAAAAATTTCATTGGATTTTTAGGGAAAGACGAGAGTTTTCATATCTATAAATTGGATGAAACCATTATTAAATCGATTTATTCCGCCTTCGAGGATACTTCTGTCATCAAGGATTTCCGGCTTATTCCTTTTCAGCCGGGGTTTATCCTGGATTTTTCCGATGAATCCGGTTATTTGGCAGACTTTGTTCTTCCCAAAAAACTTTCAGCAACCTACGTGGAAACGCAACGCTGGCTTGAAATCCTGGATCTGTCTGAGGTCAAGGACGTGAATTCCTATATCAGAAACGGCCGCTCCATCGATCTCATTAATATTGCTGAAGCTCTCCAGGAGAAAAAGATTGCGGATATTGCGGATATCATAACCAATGAAAATAAAAATGTCAGGATCGTGCTGATTTCAGGACCATCCTCATCAGGAAAGACGACCTTTACCCAGCGTCTCTCGACTCAGCTGATCGTTAACGGCCTGAAACCGATTTCCTTATCTCTGGACAACTATTACCTGAATCGGGAAAACATTCCGCGTGATGCTTCCGGACAGCTGGATTTTGATACCCTATATTCCCTGGACCTTGCACTGCTCAATGAACATCTGGATAAGCTGATTATGGGAGAAACGGTCCAGACGCCGGTATTCAACTTTTTCACCGGAAAGAGAAATCCGGACGGAAATGATATCCGTCTCGACTCGGACAATATCCTGCTGGTCGAAGGCCTTCATGCCCTAAACCCAGGTTTGCTCACCATTAACAGGAATTCCTTCTTTAAAATCTATATCAGTGCGCTTTTCCTGCTGAATATCGACCGCCACAACCGCGTCCCGACAACTGAGGCGAGACTGATCAGACGAATTGTACGCGACGATAAATTCAGGGGCTTTGGTCCAGAGCGGACTCTGAATCAGTGGCCAAGTGTCAGACGCGGGGAAAATACCAGCGTTTTCCGCTACCAGGAAGAAGCTGATATCATGTTTAATTCCAGCCTGCTCTTTGAAATGAACGCTCTACGTTCCTTTGCCGAACCCCTTCTTGAAAAAATCCAGGAAACAAATATGTTTTACGATACTTCAATTCGTTTGCTGAATCTTCTATCGTTTTTCGAACCAATGGACACAACCAACATCCCCTTAAATTCAATCCTCCGAGAATTTATCGGTGGCAGTATCTATAGTGAATAG
- a CDS encoding NAD(P)-binding protein — MIMKHYDIGIVGGGISGIMCAYELIKHNPKLNICIFEKGNSIRDRKCLLTENKSVKCANCPTCAIMEGFGGCGSFSDGKYNFTTEFGGWLNEYVSNDNVMDLIEYMDSILVDFGATTKRFSTKTPKAREIGKIALQNDLHLLQAEVKHLGTENNLKIMTNIFNFLKEKIEIRHKTEITDISQDQDRYILSAASGEYSCDCLVCAVGRVGSEWFTSLCRKMSIPMTNNQIDLGVRVELPYEVFSQITDEVYEAKLHYYTRKYNDLVKTFCMNPRGHVVTENTVGVLTVNGHSYSDDKLKSNNTNFALLVCNKFTSPFNEPLKYGKYIATLSNMLGEGVIVQRFGDLVKGRRTNEKRMMKSFTKPTLQSANAGDLGLALPKRHLDNIIEMIYKLDKIAPGTANYDTLLYGVEVKFYSARPQLNKQLETKYSNFYAIGDGAGITRSLSQSAASGIYVARNILKKA; from the coding sequence ATGATCATGAAGCATTATGATATCGGTATTGTCGGCGGTGGAATCTCCGGTATAATGTGTGCCTATGAACTGATCAAACACAACCCTAAGCTTAACATCTGCATTTTTGAAAAAGGAAACAGCATACGCGACCGAAAATGCCTCCTAACTGAAAACAAATCAGTGAAATGTGCCAACTGCCCGACCTGTGCGATCATGGAGGGGTTCGGAGGGTGCGGTTCCTTTTCTGACGGAAAATATAATTTTACCACCGAATTTGGTGGCTGGCTGAATGAGTATGTCTCCAATGACAATGTCATGGATCTGATAGAGTATATGGATTCCATTCTTGTTGACTTTGGCGCAACGACCAAACGTTTCAGTACCAAAACTCCCAAAGCGCGTGAAATCGGGAAAATTGCGCTCCAAAATGATCTTCATCTTCTCCAGGCCGAAGTCAAACACCTCGGCACTGAGAATAATCTTAAAATTATGACCAATATCTTCAACTTTTTAAAAGAAAAAATTGAAATCAGACATAAGACAGAAATCACCGATATCTCCCAGGATCAAGACAGGTATATTCTGTCCGCAGCCAGCGGGGAATATTCCTGTGACTGTCTGGTCTGCGCGGTTGGCCGGGTTGGAAGCGAGTGGTTTACTTCACTATGCAGGAAGATGAGTATCCCAATGACAAACAACCAAATTGATCTCGGCGTCAGAGTCGAACTTCCTTACGAAGTGTTCAGTCAGATCACCGATGAAGTCTACGAGGCTAAGCTGCATTACTACACCCGAAAATACAATGACCTGGTCAAAACCTTCTGCATGAATCCCCGGGGACATGTCGTCACAGAAAATACCGTCGGCGTACTTACTGTAAACGGTCACAGCTATTCCGACGATAAACTGAAAAGCAACAATACGAATTTTGCGCTGCTGGTCTGCAATAAATTTACTTCTCCGTTCAACGAACCATTAAAGTATGGCAAATATATCGCCACGCTTTCCAACATGCTCGGTGAAGGCGTTATCGTTCAACGTTTCGGCGATCTTGTGAAAGGCCGGCGCACAAATGAAAAAAGGATGATGAAATCCTTCACCAAACCCACTTTACAATCCGCAAACGCTGGCGATCTCGGTCTAGCCCTTCCGAAACGCCATCTTGATAATATTATTGAAATGATCTATAAACTAGATAAAATCGCACCCGGAACGGCAAACTACGATACCCTGCTTTATGGTGTCGAAGTAAAATTTTATTCGGCAAGGCCCCAACTGAACAAGCAGTTGGAAACAAAGTATTCGAATTTTTATGCGATTGGCGACGGAGCAGGCATTACCCGTTCCCTGTCCCAGTCCGCAGCCAGCGGCATCTACGTTGCCCGCAATATCCTAAAGAAGGCTTAG